A part of Pantoea vagans genomic DNA contains:
- a CDS encoding DUF805 domain-containing protein, producing the protein MNRLLQIIKSCLLRTFNYEGREERTSYFIFLLFQLVWFCSYLQWFTGPEHEIGLITLLLFILPLFSCGVRRINDAGYSRGVIVLLVVAPYLLFPFLLFPGSRKKN; encoded by the coding sequence ATGAACAGGCTGCTGCAGATTATCAAAAGCTGTCTGCTGCGCACGTTTAACTATGAAGGGCGTGAAGAAAGGACGAGCTATTTTATTTTCCTGCTGTTTCAGCTGGTCTGGTTCTGCAGTTATCTGCAATGGTTTACCGGGCCAGAGCATGAAATAGGCTTAATCACGCTGCTGCTGTTTATTTTGCCTCTATTTTCCTGCGGGGTGAGAAGAATAAATGACGCTGGTTATTCACGCGGCGTCATTGTCCTTTTGGTAGTAGCACCTTATCTGCTGTTCCCTTTTTTACTCTTCCCCGGCTCGCGGAAAAAAAACTGA